A region of the Actinomycetota bacterium genome:
TTAGTTTTTCATTTTGCATTTGCGATAGCAGCACAATATTTACAGGAAACTTTAGAGAATTGTATAAAATTTGCCAAACTTTTAAAATTACAACCCACCTGTAATATGTTACAATTCTTTAGAATTCTTCGACCAACTAACGAAAGGCGGGAGAAGCAGCACGTGAACAGGTTAAAAGTTGGATTGATGATCCTAACTGCATTTATCCTTTTGCTTTTAGCCCTAAGATACATCGCGGGTTACATGCCGAGGGAGGCAAGAAATCTTCCCTTCTTCGCCTTCTGCTCCTTCTCCCGCATGCTGGTGGCATACATTTTCTCCTTCATCTTTGCCATCACCTATGGTTATGCTTCTGCCACCAGAAAATGGGCTGAAAAGACACTTCTTCCCGCCTTGGATATCCTTCAATCGGTTCCAGTCTTGGGTTTCTTTCCCGTAGCCGTTCTGTTCTTCATAAGCGTGTTTCAAGGAGAAAGGTTCGGAATTGAATTGGCTTCCATTTTCCTCATCTTCACCAGCCAGGCTTGGAATATGGCCTTCGGTGTCTACGAATCCATCATCACCATCCCCAAGGATCTCCGACGGGCGAGTGCGGCCTACGGTCTCAGAGGATGGCTGAGGTTCAAACATCTTTTCTTCCCGGCCTGTGTCCCAAAATTGATTTATAATAGCATGATGTCCTGGGCTGGAGGATGGTATTTTTTAATGGCCTGTGAAATCATTTCCCTGGGTTCCATGCAGCATAGATTGCCCGGGTTGGGAAGCTTCCTTCTATTGAGCTCCGCTAAGGGAAGATTTGACTTGATCCTGTGGGGTCTTATGGTGCTGATTTTAATCATAGTCGTCCTGGATACCTTGATATGGAGGCCCCTTTCGCTCTGGGCGAACAAGTTCACCTATCAAATGACGGCCACGGGAGAGACCGCTCCTCAAAGCCCACTACTCTCCCTGTATAAGGATATCATCATCTTCCTGAGATTGAATTATATTGAGATAAAATTCTTAAAATTGGTGGGAATAATCGATCGCCCCATCAAGAAACTTTATTCCCACCTCAGGGGCTGGACTTTCTGGCGAAGCCTGGTCAAAGGGGTTAAAGCGGTCGCTCTTATACCCTTATGTGGGGGCGCTATCTACATCACATACTGGGTGACGATTGGCTTAATGAATATTTTCTCCAGACCTTTCCCCGCAGAGGCTAAGTTCATCCCCCTGGCCATTTTGGCCTCTTTCGCCAGGTTATCGGCAGCATACATCCTCTGCTTGGCCTGGACCATCCCCACGGCCGTATTGATTGGAAAGAACGAAAGACTTTCCAAGGTACTTACTCCTCTAATTCAGATAGCAGCTTCCATTCCAGCCACGGCACTTTTCCCCCTCATTGTGGTCGTAGTCATCCACTATCTCTGGGGCGGGATGGATTTGGCATCTATCCTTTTGGTTTTGACCGGAATGCAATGGTACGTACTGTTTAACTTACTTGCGGGGGTAAGATCCATCCCCGCAGATCTGGATCAAGCCGTCAAATCCTTTGGGGTATCCAGATGGAATTATTGGAAAAGACTCATCCTCCCCGCCATTTTCCCCTCCCTGGTCACGGGGAGCATCACCGGCTGGGGAGGCGGCTGGAATGCCTTGATAGTCTCGGAATATCTGTTCTTCAGGGGTGAGACACACACCGCCTTCGGGATTGGAATGTTGCTCGATCGAGCAACATATGAAATGGGCGACAGTTTAATGATATTATTATCTTTGGCGGGAATGATTTTAACCATCGTGATCATGAATAGGTTCGTCTGGCGAAGACTTTATGAGAAGGCGGCAATGAAATATGTCATAGAAATTTAGGGAGGATTTTGATGATTTTACTTGAAGTAAAAAATATATCAAAATCATTCTTTGAAGACAGCAAGAAGATCGCCGTCATCGAAGATATCACTTTCGATGTTTTAGAGGGTGAATTTGTATGTGTGGTTGGACCTTCAGGGTGTGGTAAAAGCACTCTTTTGAGAATGATTGCGGGAATCGATAAGCCCACTACCGGAAAGATTTTATACCGAGGGAAACCCATTCAAAATGCCCATCTGCGCGTAGCGCTCGTCTTTCAATCGTTCGCACTCCTTCCCTGGCTTACAGTCATGCAAAATGTGTGCCTGGGGTTTGAAGCTCGAGGCGTACCACCCGAGCAAAGGGTGAAAAGAGCGGAAAAATACATCGATAAAGTGGGGCTGGAGGGATTTGAAGAAGCATATCCCCGTGAGTTATCGGGGGGGATGAAGCAGAGGGTAGGGCTCGCCCGAGCACTGGCGGTGGAACCAGAACTGCTCCTAATGGATGAACCCTTCTCCGCATTGGATGCCTTAACCGCGGAAAACCTCCGCGAGGAGGTGTTGGATTTATGGCAAGATAAAAGTCTCCCTCTTAGAGGGGTGGTGATGGTCACCCATAGCATCGAAGAGGCAGTTTATATGGGCGAGGAGGTGGTGGTGATATCGTCAAGGCCGGGAAAAGTGATCGATAATATACGCATTGAACTTCCCCGACCAAGGGATCGTAGGGATGAGAATTTCAACAAAATAACCGATGAAATCTACTCGCTTATCGTAGGGCATTAAGGTAAAGGAGGAAAGAGAAATCAAGATGAGCGTGGAGCCGCTGCCTCGAACCGGCATTAGTAATGTGATTGGTTTGCTTGAACTCATTGACGACGCAGGGGGAAAGGAAGATGTATTCAGGCTTACCAGGGAGCTTCAATACGATTTGGAGGATATATTGCCGGTGATCGAAGCCTCGGAGTTGTTGAAGCTCTCTGAGATAAGCGACGGGGATATAAAGCTTACACCGTTAGGTAAAAATTTATTGGAATCGGACATTAATGAAAGAAAGCTAATAATAAAAAGGCAGCTAAAGAAGATCAAAGTATTCCAAGAGGTAATATCGACCTTGAAGGCAAAACCCGACAGACACTTGGATAGAGAATTCGTTGTTGAACTCTTTGAGAGGAACCTATCTGAAGAAGACGCGGAGAACTTGGTTCATACCCTCATTGAGTGGGGTAGATATGCTGAATTAATCGGGTATAACTACGATACTGAAGAAATATACCTCGACCAAGAGGGTCAGGATTAATTCCCCTTAAGCCTCTTTTTAACCAAATGTACGATCTCCCAAAAAGTGGCCAGGCAACCGGGTTTTGTGGGTCCAAGTTCTGGAGCTTCTGGTGGATTTTCATGTGTTTCAACGTACCTTAAAGCATCTTCGGCGACTATTCTTCCCACCCCTTGGGCATATTGGTTCACTCCTAAATCCTTTGCCGTATGGATGAAAGCTTCCTTTATCAAAAGTGGTGAGGCGACCGGTTTTGCTTGGAGGAGTAGGGCACAAAGGCCAGCCACGTGTGGAGTGGCCATGCTCGTCCCCGTAGCGGAGGTATAATGGTCGTTTACCGGTTTGCCCATCAATACCTCATCCGCGCGGCAGGAGATTATATCCACACCAGGGGCCACCACATCTGGTTTTAACCTCTCATCAGCGGTGGGTCCTCGGGAGGAAAACCTCGCTACCTTATCCCTATCCGTAGAGGCTCCAACGGTTATCACATTCTTCGCGCAACCAGGGCTGCCGATAGTATATTTCTTCGGTCCATCATTTCCGGCTGCGGCACAAATTATAACACCCTGACCAACAGCTGCATCACACGTCTCGCTCAAGGCATCAGTTCCCTCGCAGGGACCCTCGGAGCCCAAAGATAAATTTATGATGTGGGCTCCCATCTCCAAAACCCACTCAATCCCCGCCATCACATCGCTCATCCTGCCAGTACCATCGCCCTTTAGAACCTTGGCTGCTAGGATATTTGCCTCCGGTGCCACTCCTCTATACCTTCTCTTTGAGGAAGCACCACTACCTGCGGCTATTCCCGCCACATGTGTCCCATGTCCATTGAAGTCCCTGAAACCCTCCAGCGTGAAATCCTTCGTCGCCACCACCCTGGGGAAGAGATCCGGGTGGCTTTTATCCACTCCCGTATCGATAATTGCGATGTTTATCCCCTTTCCGGTGTATCCTTCCTCCCAAATTTTTGGGACACCTATCAGCGGAACCGATGTATCCAAGGTCGCATAAACCTTTCTATCCATTTCTATTCTTTCAACCCAAGGTTCTTCAGCAAGCCTTTCAACCTCCCCAGCTGGTAGAGCCAGGGAAAAGGCATTGATTAGCCTTATTTGATGGCGGATGGTGTGGTGAGGCTTCTCCACGAGTTTGGTGGCACATTCCCTCCCCGCTTGACTTACCTTGACGATTACATGAATGTGCTCATGCGGTTCTTTTCTTTTGATTCTCGCTAAAAGCTCCGGTGTGATATACATTCCGCCCTCTCAAATCAAACCTTTACCCTTTGATTTAACCCTGGACAGTAATTCGTTCACTTTGAATTTTGGATTGCATTTTGCATTTTTAATTTGAATTTTGAATTTGAGATGAGCTTAATTGAGATCTATGTATAGCCTATGCCCTTTGATTATTTATACCCATGACCAGTGGCCTACTTCAACCTTGAACCTACAATGCTTTAACCTCCTTATCTTCCTCGATTTTTACCACCCATGTCTCCTTCCCGAGCTCTAAGGCCATCTTGGCAGAGGTCTCAATGGCCACTGCATTTATCAGTCTATATTCATGTTTCACCCGCACACCACGTTTTTCAAGAACGGTGGGAAGATTTTTGGGAGGCCGTGCGAGATGGATGATCAACCGCACAATCTCATCCGGCTTTTCCCTCGCCAAGTCCTTCAATTCCTTCAAAAATTCCCTCTCATGCACCGATATCGCCTTTTTATCCAAATCTTTTGCCTTTATAATATATCAAAAGTATCTTTCATTCCTCCACTTTGTGAAAAAATTTGAAAAGCTTCACGTCACCAGAATATTATCTCAGTTAGGTGGTGTACATGCCAAAGAAAAGATATCTGCGCAAAGAGATCCTTGGGCAAAGGGATGATCAAGGCAGCGAAGAGATTGCGGAAAAAAGCAAAAGAATCGAAGAGCGCCTTTTTGAAATGGCTCAATTTAAAAAGGCTCAGACCATCATGTTTTATGCTTCCTTCAAGAGTGAAGTCAAAACCGAATCGATGATAAGAAAGGCTTTGGCTCTGGGAAAGAGAGTCGTCCTTCCCGCCTTTAAAACCAAGAAGGGTGAGCTGGTCGCCTCATGCATTCAAGACTTCGATCAGGATTTACAACCAGGTGCCTATGGGATTTTGGAGCCGAAACAGACCCGACCTGTGGACACCTCCGAAATCGATATGGTTATACTACCCGGAATAGTTTTTGATGAGCGTGGACACAGACTTGGTTACGGAGGCGGTTGCTACGATAGATTCTTAAATAAAATAAATCCCCAGACAACCTTGGTCGGCTTAGCCTACGAACTCCAGCTCGTGAATAAAGTCCCCAACGTCCCTCATGATATTCCCGTCCATAAAATCGTGACCGAGGAAAGGGTAATCGACTGCCTGCCTGTCGGCAGACATGGCAAAGGAGAGGAGATTTGGAGATCCTCGAAACCCTAAAGGAGTTGGTATCCATCCCCAGCCCACCAGGGCAGGAGGAAAGGATCCAGCAATATCTGGCTCAAAGGTTGATAGAATTGGAATTTGACCTCCAATTCCAGGAAGTTTTTCCAAAAAGGGAAAATATCATCGCCCGAAGGGGGAAGGGGGAGCTTCTCCTCTGCACCCATGCCGATACCTTCCCAGCTTACACACACACCCATCCCTATTTACCCCGGATTCAAGGAGGGAACCTCATAGGACGGGGGGCGGTGGATGCCAAAGGACAGATAGCGGCACTCCTGGAAGCGGTCAAACTGAGCAAGGGGGATTGCGCAATTGCCCTCGTGGTGGACGAAGAAAACGAGGGAAAGGGGTCCGAAATTCTTGAAGTCGAAGCCAAAGCGGCGGTGGTCCTAGAACCGACGAACCTGGATATAGCCATCGCCGAAGCCGGCGCCATAGAGGTCGATATCGAAGTGGAGGGGAAAGGGGTACATGGCGCCATGCCCGAGAGGGGAGAAAATGCCATATTAAAAGCTCTTGAAATTTACGAAAGAATCAAAAATCTACCCTTTTCAAGACAGAGGCATGCTCTCTTCCCTAAATCCTGGGTTAACCTTGGTCTCATCGAGGGTGGATGCGATGTTGGGGTAGTTCCCGAGAAATGTAAAATCCGACTGGATGTAGCCATCCTTCCAGGTGTAGATGTCGAAGAAGCGATAAAACAGATGAAGGGTTTAATCGAAGGAGAGGGAGCTTCCTTGAAGATATTGGATATCTCACCCCCGTTTTCGATAAGTGAATCGGAGAAAATAGCGAGGACTCTTTCGAAAGCCTTCAAAGAAGTCACTCAACGAGAGCCCAGATTATGTGGGATGCGGAGCTGGACCGATGCCCAAAACCTCATGGCAAAGGGGATTCCCACCGCCATCTTCGGAGCGGGCAACTTGGCAAACGCTCACTCATCCCACGAGTCCATCTCCTTAAAAGACCTCGAAACCATGGCAAAAATCTTAGCCCGCCTCATCGACCTCTGGACATAAAAGTAAGAAAATATTATGAGCTTGACATCCAAACACATGTTTGATAATTTAAGTATGCCAAAGTAAAAGATGGGTTTCAGACATAATAAATTATGCTCTTCTAACTCGTTATAGCTAGACACTTTATGGAGGTACAATTATGCAAAAGGTTACATTTTCGGGAACAAAACATGAAAAACTGAACATTGGTTATGAAAAAAACTGCAATTGTCCTCCTAATCACCTCAACTGTATGGGGCCAAAAGAATGGATCAAAAGTCAGCTTGGGGTCTGGCAATTTACTTATGGGACACGAGATATTCGGGACAAAAGGGTTCATCCGGCAGTCTATCCTATAGCACTAACCCGAAAATGCATTGAGTTATTCACTCACCGCGGCGAGCTCGTATTGGATCCTTTCGTGGGAAGTGGAACTACTTTGGTAGCTGCGAGAGATATAGCAAGAAACGCGGTGGGCTTTGATATCAGTGAAAAATATATTGCTCTATGTGAATCGCGCCTGAGCCAATTGGATATGCTCAGTCAAACAAAACAAATAGCAATCATAGATGATGCTCGTAATATCGCCGATTATCTTGACCCTAAAACAGTGAGTTTAATCCTCACCTCCCCACCATATGCCAATCTTCTTAACCGTCAGAGAAAGAACAAGAGTCGTCGCAGCGATATGCGGAAAAATCACCAATATCTAAAGATTGAACAATACAGTCAAGACCCAAGAGATCTTGGAACCTTGCCCCTTGAAGAATTTGGAGAGGCCATGAGTGAAATTTTTGCCAAACTCCTGCCTTTGCTCAAGCCAAGAGCCCACTGTATAATCAATGTCCCCGATATGTGGTGGGATGATGAAAGGGTTACCATCCACATTAGTGTAGTTGAAGCCTTGCGCAAAGTGGGATATGAATTACGTAACATCATCATTTGGGACAGGACGAACATCGTCAATAAAATCGGGATATTTGGCTGGCCTTCTAATTACATCACCATGGGTACCACCTTCGAATATCTCCTCGATTTTTGGAGACCACCAAGGGACTAATCGATGGATATTAAAGGCGAAGTTGACAAGTTAATGCGAAAAATAAGGAGGGGGAGAATTCCTTCTTCTGAGACCATCGTTAAAGAAACTTTTGAGGAACTCGGTTTTACCCCAGATGTTTTGAAGCATGAGGATATCCAACAAAATTTTAATAAATTGCTTAGCGAGGTTTTTATTAAAACACTTGAGGTTTTGGAGCGGTATGAAGATCGAGCCTATGCCAGACATCTGATTGATGAGTTGATGACTCTTAGAAGCGAGGATCTTCAAAAGGCTCAAGAGATTGTAAAAAAGGCCAAAAATTTAGATCAAGGATTCAAGGAAGCTGTACGGATTCTCTTTGAAAAATAGTACCCCTATTTGAGGAGAGGATTTTTAAGCATTAGCCAATCCCGCAAAACTCGTGGTGGTAGAGATTTTGAACTTCAAGTGGGTTGCCTGCTTGAATTGATGGGCGTGCCGTTTGAGAAGAAAAAGAGACGATATCGCGTCGACTTTATGATTCCCTCGGATGATGCCTTCCATCACAATCCCAACCGCTCTATTATCCTGTCTGCCAAAAGAACCCTACGCGAAAGATGGCGTGAAGTAGTAGAGGAATTGCAAGCTATGCGCTCGCCCAATATTTATCTCATCACTGCGGATGAAAATGTTAGCCTCGGGCATGTGGAAGGAATCTGTGGGCAATATCGCATTCACCTTGTAGTTTGGGATGAAGTAAAGAAAAATAAATTTTCAGACGAACCCTTAGTAATTAGCTATACCACCCTTGCAAACGAGATAATTCCCCTATTTAGACAGTTTTGGGAAACAAAGTGATCTTAAAAACCATCGAATTAAGCAGCTTCGAGTTCCTTCAATAAGCCTTCATTCCAAATTAAATCTAAAATTATTTTCGATATGGCTTTCATTGGACAGGCAAAGATATAGCAAAAGTTGAGGGAGAATCATCAGGAGATAGAGGGGGAAATCTTGATATATTTATAAATATTCATAATATGCTTTAAAAATAATTCAATTTAAAGAATTAAAACGAATCAGGCGTAGAGGATCATGCGGATCCAGATTCCCCACTGGTAAAGTTTTATGAATCCCATTCTCTCGTATATCTTTATTGCCCGGTCATTCCTCTCACCGACCCAGAGGGTGATCCTCTTTCTCCCCTTCGATTTTAAATAGTCCAGGGCTTTCTCTATCAGGGTTTTGCCTATGCCCTTTTTCTGATATTCCTTATCCACCGCTAGTTCGTGAATCTCACCCACCAGATCCTCCTGCCAGTCATACCACCTAGAATGTACAGCGATGAAACCCACGGGCTTCCCATCCCAGATCGCCACGAAAAACCCCTGAGGATCGCCTTTAAGCAGCCACTTCAAATACCTTTTAACCTCGCGGCGATTGGGGTAAGCATATTCTGGAAAATCGCTGTAAGCTGAGAAATAGATCCGTATGAGCTCGGGAGTCATTCGCTTGAACTTTTCCCCAGATAACATCTCTATTTTTACCATCGCTGTCAATTTATTTTCGCTGGGGGCTCTCTTTTCCTTCAAAACAATCTCTTGAATCAAAGTCC
Encoded here:
- a CDS encoding 5-formyltetrahydrofolate cyclo-ligase, whose product is MPKKRYLRKEILGQRDDQGSEEIAEKSKRIEERLFEMAQFKKAQTIMFYASFKSEVKTESMIRKALALGKRVVLPAFKTKKGELVASCIQDFDQDLQPGAYGILEPKQTRPVDTSEIDMVILPGIVFDERGHRLGYGGGCYDRFLNKINPQTTLVGLAYELQLVNKVPNVPHDIPVHKIVTEERVIDCLPVGRHGKGEEIWRSSKP
- a CDS encoding ABC transporter permease subunit, encoding MNRLKVGLMILTAFILLLLALRYIAGYMPREARNLPFFAFCSFSRMLVAYIFSFIFAITYGYASATRKWAEKTLLPALDILQSVPVLGFFPVAVLFFISVFQGERFGIELASIFLIFTSQAWNMAFGVYESIITIPKDLRRASAAYGLRGWLRFKHLFFPACVPKLIYNSMMSWAGGWYFLMACEIISLGSMQHRLPGLGSFLLLSSAKGRFDLILWGLMVLILIIVVLDTLIWRPLSLWANKFTYQMTATGETAPQSPLLSLYKDIIIFLRLNYIEIKFLKLVGIIDRPIKKLYSHLRGWTFWRSLVKGVKAVALIPLCGGAIYITYWVTIGLMNIFSRPFPAEAKFIPLAILASFARLSAAYILCLAWTIPTAVLIGKNERLSKVLTPLIQIAASIPATALFPLIVVVVIHYLWGGMDLASILLVLTGMQWYVLFNLLAGVRSIPADLDQAVKSFGVSRWNYWKRLILPAIFPSLVTGSITGWGGGWNALIVSEYLFFRGETHTAFGIGMLLDRATYEMGDSLMILLSLAGMILTIVIMNRFVWRRLYEKAAMKYVIEI
- a CDS encoding ABC transporter ATP-binding protein gives rise to the protein MILLEVKNISKSFFEDSKKIAVIEDITFDVLEGEFVCVVGPSGCGKSTLLRMIAGIDKPTTGKILYRGKPIQNAHLRVALVFQSFALLPWLTVMQNVCLGFEARGVPPEQRVKRAEKYIDKVGLEGFEEAYPRELSGGMKQRVGLARALAVEPELLLMDEPFSALDALTAENLREEVLDLWQDKSLPLRGVVMVTHSIEEAVYMGEEVVVISSRPGKVIDNIRIELPRPRDRRDENFNKITDEIYSLIVGH
- a CDS encoding GNAT family N-acetyltransferase, giving the protein MKEKRAPSENKLTAMVKIEMLSGEKFKRMTPELIRIYFSAYSDFPEYAYPNRREVKRYLKWLLKGDPQGFFVAIWDGKPVGFIAVHSRWYDWQEDLVGEIHELAVDKEYQKKGIGKTLIEKALDYLKSKGRKRITLWVGERNDRAIKIYERMGFIKLYQWGIWIRMILYA
- a CDS encoding AAA-associated domain-containing protein; translated protein: MSVEPLPRTGISNVIGLLELIDDAGGKEDVFRLTRELQYDLEDILPVIEASELLKLSEISDGDIKLTPLGKNLLESDINERKLIIKRQLKKIKVFQEVISTLKAKPDRHLDREFVVELFERNLSEEDAENLVHTLIEWGRYAELIGYNYDTEEIYLDQEGQD
- a CDS encoding DNA methyltransferase; translated protein: MQKVTFSGTKHEKLNIGYEKNCNCPPNHLNCMGPKEWIKSQLGVWQFTYGTRDIRDKRVHPAVYPIALTRKCIELFTHRGELVLDPFVGSGTTLVAARDIARNAVGFDISEKYIALCESRLSQLDMLSQTKQIAIIDDARNIADYLDPKTVSLILTSPPYANLLNRQRKNKSRRSDMRKNHQYLKIEQYSQDPRDLGTLPLEEFGEAMSEIFAKLLPLLKPRAHCIINVPDMWWDDERVTIHISVVEALRKVGYELRNIIIWDRTNIVNKIGIFGWPSNYITMGTTFEYLLDFWRPPRD
- a CDS encoding S8 family peptidase, with translation MYITPELLARIKRKEPHEHIHVIVKVSQAGRECATKLVEKPHHTIRHQIRLINAFSLALPAGEVERLAEEPWVERIEMDRKVYATLDTSVPLIGVPKIWEEGYTGKGINIAIIDTGVDKSHPDLFPRVVATKDFTLEGFRDFNGHGTHVAGIAAGSGASSKRRYRGVAPEANILAAKVLKGDGTGRMSDVMAGIEWVLEMGAHIINLSLGSEGPCEGTDALSETCDAAVGQGVIICAAAGNDGPKKYTIGSPGCAKNVITVGASTDRDKVARFSSRGPTADERLKPDVVAPGVDIISCRADEVLMGKPVNDHYTSATGTSMATPHVAGLCALLLQAKPVASPLLIKEAFIHTAKDLGVNQYAQGVGRIVAEDALRYVETHENPPEAPELGPTKPGCLATFWEIVHLVKKRLKGN
- a CDS encoding M20/M25/M40 family metallo-hydrolase, with product MEILETLKELVSIPSPPGQEERIQQYLAQRLIELEFDLQFQEVFPKRENIIARRGKGELLLCTHADTFPAYTHTHPYLPRIQGGNLIGRGAVDAKGQIAALLEAVKLSKGDCAIALVVDEENEGKGSEILEVEAKAAVVLEPTNLDIAIAEAGAIEVDIEVEGKGVHGAMPERGENAILKALEIYERIKNLPFSRQRHALFPKSWVNLGLIEGGCDVGVVPEKCKIRLDVAILPGVDVEEAIKQMKGLIEGEGASLKILDISPPFSISESEKIARTLSKAFKEVTQREPRLCGMRSWTDAQNLMAKGIPTAIFGAGNLANAHSSHESISLKDLETMAKILARLIDLWT
- a CDS encoding type II restriction endonuclease, with the protein product MRRGFLSISQSRKTRGGRDFELQVGCLLELMGVPFEKKKRRYRVDFMIPSDDAFHHNPNRSIILSAKRTLRERWREVVEELQAMRSPNIYLITADENVSLGHVEGICGQYRIHLVVWDEVKKNKFSDEPLVISYTTLANEIIPLFRQFWETK